Proteins found in one Triticum aestivum cultivar Chinese Spring chromosome 4D, IWGSC CS RefSeq v2.1, whole genome shotgun sequence genomic segment:
- the LOC123096447 gene encoding UDP-glucose 6-dehydrogenase 4 produces the protein MVKICCLGAGYVGGPTMAVIALKCPDIQVVVVDITKSRIDAWNSDTLPIYEPGLDEVVKQCRGKNLFFSNDIEKHVSEADIIFVSVNTPTKTRGLGAGKAADLTYWESAARMIADVAKSDKIVVEKSTVPVKTAEAIEKILTHNSNGINFQILSNPEFLAEGTAIQDLFNPDRVLIGGRETPEGQKAVQTLKAVYAHWVPEDQILTTNLWSAELSKLAANAFLAQRISSVNAMSALCEATGANVSEVSYAVGKDSRIGPKFLNASVGFGGSCFQKDILNLVYICECNGLPEVANYWKQVIKINDYQKSRFVNRVVSSMFNTVANKKIAVLGFAFKKDTGGTRETPAIDVCKGLLGDKAKISIYDPQVTEDQIQRDLAMNKFDWDHPVHLQPMSPTTTKQVSVTWDAYEATKDAHGICIMTEWDEFKTLDYKKIYDSMQKPAFVFDGRNVVDSEKLREIGFIVYSIGKPLDGWLKDMPAVA, from the coding sequence ATGGTGAAGATCTGCTGCCTTGGGGCTGGCTATGTAGGTGGCCCAACAATGGCGGTCATTGCCCTCAAGTGCCCTGACATTCAGGTGGTTGTGGTAGATATCACCAAGTCCCGGATTGATGCATGGAACAGTGACACACTGCCAATCTATGAGCCTGGCCTTGATGAAGTCGTGAAGCAGTGCCGTGGAAAGAACCTCTTCTTCAGCAATGACATTGAGAAGCATGTTAGTGAGGCTGACATCATCTTTGTGTCGGTAAATACCCCAACCAAGACCCGTGGTCTTGGAGCTGGTAAGGCTGCTGATCTCACTTACTGGGAGAGTGCAGCTCGCATGATTGCTGATGTGGCCAAATCGGACAAGATCGTGGTGGAGAAGTCCACTGTTCCAGTCAAGACTGCTGAGGCAATTGAGAAGATCTTGACCCACaacagcaatggcatcaacttccaGATCCTCTCCAACCCGGAGTTCCTTGCTGAGGGTACTGCTATCCAAGACCTATTTAACCCTGACCGTGTTCTTATTGGAGGACGTGAGACCCCAGAAGGTCAGAAGGCTGTTCAGACGCTGAAGGCTGTGTATGCGCATTGGGTTCCTGAGGATCAGATTCTGACAACCAACTTATGGTCCGCGGAGCTGTCGAAGCTTGCAGCCAATGCGTTCTTGGCCCAGAGGATCTCCTCTGTGAATGCCATGTCAGCCCTCTGCGAGGCCACTGGTGCAAATGTTTCTGAGGTGTCCTATGCTGTGGGCAAGGACTCTAGGATTGGCCCAAAGTTTTTGAATGCCAGTGTTGGATTTGGAGGCTCTTGCTTCCAGAAGGATATCCTCAACCTGGTTTACATCTGCGAGTGCAATGGCCTCCCAGAGGTCGCCAACTACTGGAAGCAGGTGATCAAGATCAATGACTACCAGAAGAGCCGGTTTGTGAACCGTGTTGTTTCCTCTATGTTCAACACGGTTGCGAACAAGAAGATTGCGGTGCTTGGTTTTGCATTCAAGAAGGATACTGGTGGCACTAGGGAGACTCCAGCTATTGATGTCTGCAAGGGTCTCCTTGGTGACAAGGCTAAGATCAGCATTTATGATCCTCAGGTGACTGAAGACCAAATCCAGCGTGACCTTGCGATGAACAAATTTGACTGGGACCACCCTGTTCATCTCCAGCCCATGAGCCCCACGACTACAAAGCAAGTCTCGGTTACCTGGGATGCATATGAGGCGACCAAGGATGCCCATGGCATCTGCATCATGACTGAGTGGGATGAGTTCAAGACTCTGGACTACAAAAAGATCTACGACAGCATGCAGAAGCCCGCCTTTGTTTTTGATGGCCGCAACGTTGTTGACTCTGAGAAGCTCAGGGAGATTGGCTTCATTGTCTACTCCATTGGCAAGCCACTCGACGGTTGGCTCAAGGACATGCCTGCTGTGGCTTAA